Proteins from a single region of Sediminitomix flava:
- the carB gene encoding carbamoyl-phosphate synthase large subunit — MPRKKHINSVLIIGSGPIIIGQACEFDYSGSQASRSLREEGIEVTLINSNPATIMTDEVTADNVYLLPLEKESIIQILENHKIDAVLPTMGGQTALNLAIDCDKDGIWEEFGVEIIGVDIDAINTTEDRELFREKMLELDVNVCKGRTAKSFLEGKEIAQEIGFPLVIRPSFTLGGYGGGFVNSAEEFDTLLTRGLHASPVHEVLLEQSILGWKEYELELLRDNNGNVIIICSIENFDPMGVHTGDSITVAPAQTLPDTVYQEMRNLAIKMMNGIGEFAGGCNVQFSVNPDTDEIIAIEINPRVSRSSALASKATGYPIAKIAAKLAIGYNLDELKNAITGTTSAYFEPALDYVIVKIPRWNFDKFKGADTKLGLQMKAVGEVMGIGRNFQEALQKACQSLEIKRNGLGADGKELTDREVILDKLANPSDDRLFALYDALKLGISLRTVWEVTKIDKWFLNQILDFILLEKRIAEYKLEDIPRALFMEAKQKGYADRQIAHLVNRLESDVFKRRHELNIKRVWKVVDTCAAEFEAQTPFYYSTFEDENESVSTDNKKIVVLGAGPNRIGQGIEFDYCCVHGVLAAKEEGYETIMINCNPETVSTDFDISDKLYFEPVFWEHIYDIILHEKPEGVIVQLGGQTALKLAEKLDRFGVKIIGTSYQALDLAEDRGSFSTLLKDNNIPYPKFDTVESADEALEKCQDLGFPLLVRPSYVLGGQKMKIVINEEELENHVVETLRDIPGNKILLDHYLDGAIEAEADAICDGENVHIIGVMQHIEPAGIHSGDSYALLPPYNLGDLIIEQIEEYTKKIAIALKTQGLINIQFAIKDDKVYIIEANPRASRTVPFICKAYKEPYVNYATKVMLGKKVTEFDFNPTKEGYAIKIPVFSFHKFPNVNKELGPEMKSTGEGIYFIKDLKDKYFKKIYAERNMYLSR; from the coding sequence ATGCCTAGAAAAAAACACATTAATTCTGTCCTGATTATTGGAAGCGGACCAATCATTATTGGTCAAGCATGTGAGTTTGATTATTCCGGTTCTCAAGCCTCTCGCTCACTAAGAGAAGAAGGAATTGAAGTTACATTGATCAATAGCAACCCTGCTACGATCATGACCGATGAAGTAACCGCTGACAATGTTTACCTCCTCCCTCTTGAAAAAGAATCTATCATTCAAATCTTGGAAAATCATAAGATCGACGCAGTCCTTCCTACTATGGGTGGGCAAACTGCATTGAACCTTGCGATTGACTGTGATAAAGATGGAATCTGGGAAGAATTCGGAGTAGAGATTATCGGGGTAGATATCGATGCGATCAATACGACTGAAGACAGAGAGCTTTTCCGCGAGAAAATGCTAGAGCTTGATGTAAACGTTTGTAAGGGTAGAACAGCCAAATCATTCTTAGAGGGTAAAGAAATCGCTCAAGAAATTGGTTTCCCATTAGTAATTCGTCCTTCGTTTACGTTGGGTGGTTACGGTGGTGGTTTCGTAAACTCTGCAGAGGAGTTCGATACACTACTTACACGCGGTCTTCACGCCTCTCCAGTCCATGAAGTTCTTCTAGAACAAAGTATTCTAGGTTGGAAAGAATATGAGTTGGAGCTTCTACGTGACAACAATGGTAACGTAATTATCATCTGTTCGATCGAGAACTTTGACCCAATGGGAGTTCACACTGGTGACTCTATCACTGTTGCTCCAGCCCAAACACTTCCTGATACCGTGTATCAAGAAATGAGAAACCTTGCCATCAAAATGATGAATGGTATTGGTGAGTTTGCTGGTGGATGTAACGTTCAATTCTCAGTAAATCCTGATACAGATGAAATCATCGCGATTGAGATTAACCCTCGTGTATCTCGTTCATCTGCTCTTGCTTCAAAAGCTACAGGATACCCAATTGCAAAAATCGCTGCTAAACTAGCGATTGGTTACAATTTGGATGAATTGAAAAATGCAATCACAGGAACTACTTCAGCTTACTTCGAGCCTGCTCTTGATTACGTTATCGTAAAAATCCCTCGTTGGAACTTCGATAAATTCAAAGGTGCAGATACAAAACTTGGTCTACAGATGAAAGCTGTAGGTGAGGTTATGGGTATCGGACGTAACTTCCAAGAAGCTCTTCAAAAAGCTTGTCAGTCCCTAGAAATCAAACGTAACGGTTTGGGTGCTGATGGCAAAGAGCTTACGGATAGAGAAGTTATTCTTGACAAATTAGCTAATCCTAGTGACGACCGTCTGTTTGCTCTTTATGATGCCTTGAAATTGGGTATCTCATTGAGAACAGTATGGGAAGTTACTAAAATTGATAAATGGTTCTTGAACCAAATCTTGGACTTCATCTTATTGGAGAAAAGGATTGCTGAATACAAATTGGAAGACATTCCAAGAGCATTATTCATGGAAGCAAAACAAAAAGGTTATGCTGACAGACAAATTGCTCACTTGGTAAACCGTCTTGAAAGTGATGTATTCAAACGTCGTCATGAGCTAAACATTAAGCGTGTTTGGAAAGTGGTAGATACTTGTGCAGCAGAATTTGAAGCTCAAACGCCATTCTACTATTCAACTTTTGAAGACGAAAACGAATCTGTAAGCACTGACAACAAGAAAATTGTTGTTCTTGGTGCAGGTCCTAACCGTATCGGTCAAGGTATTGAGTTTGACTACTGTTGTGTACACGGGGTATTGGCAGCAAAAGAAGAAGGTTATGAGACAATCATGATCAACTGTAACCCTGAGACAGTTTCTACTGACTTTGATATCTCTGACAAACTATACTTCGAACCAGTATTCTGGGAACATATCTATGATATCATCCTCCACGAAAAACCTGAAGGTGTAATCGTTCAGTTGGGTGGACAAACTGCTTTGAAACTTGCTGAAAAATTGGATCGCTTTGGCGTGAAAATCATCGGTACTAGTTACCAAGCGCTTGACCTTGCTGAAGATAGAGGTAGCTTCTCAACATTGTTAAAAGACAATAACATTCCTTATCCTAAATTTGACACAGTAGAGTCTGCAGACGAAGCATTAGAAAAATGCCAAGACCTAGGATTCCCACTTCTTGTTCGTCCATCTTACGTATTGGGTGGTCAGAAAATGAAGATTGTGATCAACGAAGAGGAATTGGAAAACCATGTTGTTGAAACTTTGAGAGACATCCCTGGTAACAAAATTCTTCTTGACCACTACCTAGACGGTGCTATCGAAGCTGAAGCAGATGCAATTTGTGATGGTGAAAACGTTCACATCATCGGTGTAATGCAGCACATCGAGCCTGCAGGTATCCACTCTGGTGACTCTTACGCACTACTTCCTCCATACAACTTGGGTGACTTGATCATCGAGCAAATTGAGGAGTATACGAAGAAGATTGCAATTGCCTTGAAAACACAAGGTTTGATCAATATTCAGTTCGCTATCAAAGATGACAAAGTATACATCATTGAGGCTAACCCAAGAGCATCTCGTACTGTACCATTCATCTGTAAAGCTTACAAAGAGCCTTACGTGAACTACGCTACAAAAGTGATGTTGGGTAAAAAAGTAACTGAATTTGATTTCAATCCAACGAAAGAAGGATATGCAATCAAAATTCCAGTATTCTCATTCCACAAATTCCCTAACGTAAATAAGGAATTAGGCCCTGAGATGAAATCTACTGGAGAAGGCATCTACTTCATCAAAGATTTGAAGGATAAATACTTCAAGAAAATCTATGCTGAAAGAAACATGTACTTGAGCCGTTAA
- a CDS encoding RidA family protein: protein MKKIINSPKAPAPIGPYSQAVLVEDKTLYASGQIAINQETGHLVTDSITAQTNQVMKNIGYVLEEAGMDYSNIVKCSIFVKDMNEFATINEAYGAFFSENPPARETVEVARLPKDVGVEISFIAIK, encoded by the coding sequence ATGAAAAAAATCATCAATAGTCCAAAAGCACCTGCTCCTATCGGACCATATAGCCAAGCTGTTTTAGTAGAAGATAAAACACTTTATGCTTCTGGTCAGATTGCTATTAATCAAGAAACAGGACATTTAGTTACAGATAGTATTACAGCTCAAACAAACCAAGTCATGAAAAATATTGGCTATGTGTTGGAAGAAGCTGGAATGGATTATTCAAACATCGTAAAGTGTTCAATCTTTGTGAAAGACATGAATGAATTTGCGACAATTAATGAGGCATACGGAGCGTTTTTCTCAGAAAACCCTCCAGCAAGAGAGACTGTAGAAGTCGCAAGACTCCCTAAAGATGTTGGAGTAGAAATCTCTTTTATAGCCATAAAGTAA
- a CDS encoding sensor histidine kinase gives MHYNEPIFNEYPLYLGIFIGGVIVAMFWWLSVFLSKRFLSKQYIFLLIRDWLKISYKQAFGKHSIFWLFHSVEKSSYVLSTNEEGEITFANPLLSERLGLSFKELEGSKIEDLFSIEDHTIQNWKEYIQTKELIYLPLQSLKNPNEQFYFCVGKNSSRSTKHFYTFMSWGHQADTPYFHKKEEIEFLEEKIDKLDELNNTKNKFFSIIAHDVKGPLNTLSSFSKLLSEHSNRFSNSEITMIADDIHESTNSVYKMLEDLMSWTRSHSGEFPFRPQKNFLNRIVYDNIELLDSSFRNKKIQLSLQLSKENLVWVDKDSVKTVIRNLLSNALKFTPENGEVFIYSYAKDDQILLAIQDNGVGIAKEYQDRIFKIDQKFTTKGTRDEKGSGFGLVLCKEFMEKNKGKIWLESEYGLGTTFFLSFPRYKEVPIVEELVIQK, from the coding sequence ATGCACTATAACGAGCCAATTTTCAATGAATATCCTTTATACTTGGGGATTTTCATTGGAGGAGTAATTGTCGCTATGTTTTGGTGGCTTTCTGTTTTCTTATCGAAGAGATTTCTTTCCAAACAATATATATTTCTACTTATCAGGGATTGGTTAAAAATCTCATATAAACAGGCTTTTGGTAAACATTCAATTTTTTGGCTATTTCATTCTGTTGAAAAGTCATCTTATGTTTTATCAACCAATGAAGAGGGCGAAATTACCTTTGCAAACCCACTATTAAGTGAACGACTAGGATTAAGCTTTAAGGAGCTTGAAGGAAGTAAAATTGAAGATTTGTTTTCAATTGAAGATCATACGATACAAAATTGGAAAGAATACATACAAACTAAAGAACTTATATACTTGCCCCTGCAAAGTTTAAAGAATCCGAATGAACAGTTCTATTTTTGTGTAGGCAAAAACTCATCAAGATCTACAAAGCATTTCTATACATTTATGAGTTGGGGGCATCAAGCTGATACTCCTTATTTTCATAAAAAAGAAGAAATCGAGTTTTTGGAAGAGAAAATTGATAAACTTGACGAGTTGAACAATACTAAAAATAAGTTCTTTTCAATTATCGCTCATGATGTAAAAGGACCTCTCAACACGCTGTCTTCTTTCTCAAAACTCTTGTCAGAACATTCAAATAGATTTAGTAACTCAGAAATCACGATGATCGCAGATGATATTCATGAGTCTACTAATTCGGTATACAAAATGTTAGAGGATTTGATGTCGTGGACTCGCTCACATTCTGGAGAATTTCCTTTCAGGCCTCAAAAAAACTTCTTGAATCGGATAGTCTATGACAATATTGAATTATTAGACAGTAGTTTTCGTAATAAGAAAATTCAACTAAGTTTACAGCTTAGTAAAGAAAATCTAGTTTGGGTTGACAAGGACTCTGTAAAAACGGTCATTCGAAACTTACTTTCAAATGCCTTAAAATTCACTCCTGAAAATGGAGAAGTATTCATCTATTCATATGCAAAAGATGATCAAATATTACTTGCAATTCAAGATAATGGAGTCGGAATAGCCAAGGAATACCAAGACAGAATCTTTAAAATAGATCAGAAATTTACTACAAAGGGGACTAGAGATGAAAAAGGCTCAGGTTTTGGATTGGTCTTGTGTAAGGAGTTTATGGAAAAGAATAAAGGTAAGATTTGGTTGGAAAGTGAATATGGATTGGGGACTACCTTTTTTCTATCGTTTCCTAGATATAAAGAAGTTCCAATTGTTGAAGAATTAGTTATTCAAAAATAA
- a CDS encoding DUF983 domain-containing protein gives MANQTKTKERSKVEAMIEMKCPACREGNLFKYSLLNKPHKFSAMHDKCPNCNTTYHPEVGFYYGAMYVSYGINTAIFLSLFLLLHLVIQPKEFWVYFAVIFPAIIIPFPFTFRMSRSIYLHLVGGIDYKGKKEE, from the coding sequence TTGGCTAATCAAACTAAAACAAAAGAACGTTCAAAAGTAGAGGCAATGATTGAAATGAAATGTCCTGCTTGTCGTGAGGGAAATCTTTTTAAGTATTCATTACTTAATAAGCCTCATAAGTTTAGTGCTATGCATGATAAGTGTCCAAATTGTAATACTACTTATCACCCAGAAGTAGGTTTTTATTATGGTGCAATGTATGTGAGCTACGGTATCAATACCGCAATCTTTTTGAGTTTGTTTTTATTGCTTCATTTGGTGATTCAGCCAAAAGAATTTTGGGTATACTTTGCGGTTATTTTCCCAGCTATCATTATTCCATTCCCTTTCACTTTTCGAATGTCTAGATCAATCTACCTTCATTTAGTGGGTGGAATTGATTATAAAGGAAAGAAAGAAGAATAA
- a CDS encoding cell division ATP-binding protein FtsE, whose protein sequence is MEPVISVRSATIYHDETAHEVMKDISFDIAQNEFVYLIGKTGSGKSSILRTLYADLPFKKGSIKVVDYAIHKIKRKEVPYLRRKLGIIFQDFELLTDRTVKENLFFVMRATGWKKESQMLEKVNSLLEQVGLSGTLNKMPHQLSGGEQQRLAIARALINDPEIILADEPTGNLDPTVARDILNLFVKINQSGTAVLMATHQHSFLKFHPSRVLYCEEHGIKDISKGQIIERMLLQKNN, encoded by the coding sequence ATGGAGCCAGTAATTAGCGTACGTTCTGCCACAATCTACCACGATGAGACCGCTCACGAAGTAATGAAAGATATCTCTTTTGATATTGCTCAAAATGAGTTTGTATACCTCATTGGTAAAACGGGAAGTGGAAAATCTTCAATCTTGAGAACTTTGTATGCTGATTTACCATTCAAAAAGGGTAGTATAAAAGTTGTGGATTATGCTATTCATAAAATAAAAAGAAAGGAGGTTCCATATTTGAGAAGAAAACTAGGTATCATTTTTCAAGACTTTGAATTATTGACAGATCGTACTGTAAAAGAGAATCTTTTCTTTGTGATGAGGGCAACAGGCTGGAAGAAGGAAAGCCAAATGTTGGAAAAAGTAAATTCTCTTTTAGAACAGGTTGGTTTGTCGGGTACATTAAATAAAATGCCTCATCAATTGTCGGGAGGAGAGCAGCAACGTTTAGCCATAGCTAGAGCCTTGATAAACGATCCTGAAATTATTTTGGCCGACGAACCTACAGGAAATTTAGATCCAACAGTCGCCAGAGATATTCTCAATTTGTTTGTCAAAATCAATCAATCTGGTACAGCTGTTCTAATGGCAACTCATCAACATAGCTTTTTAAAATTCCATCCATCAAGAGTGTTATACTGTGAAGAGCATGGAATTAAAGATATCTCAAAGGGGCAAATCATAGAAAGGATGCTCTTACAAAAAAATAACTAA
- a CDS encoding fructose-6-phosphate aldolase, whose protein sequence is MYIIKVKGKAKIPDYVQFRDDNFALVAYFRADRPLKKLEKYGLEGKEEALQELIVSLPFGKIQKLEL, encoded by the coding sequence ATGTATATTATCAAAGTAAAAGGAAAAGCAAAGATACCGGATTATGTTCAATTCAGAGATGATAACTTTGCTTTAGTTGCTTATTTTAGAGCTGACAGACCTTTGAAGAAGTTAGAAAAGTACGGACTTGAAGGAAAAGAAGAGGCTTTGCAAGAGTTAATCGTGTCTTTGCCTTTCGGAAAGATTCAAAAACTAGAATTATAA
- a CDS encoding AGE family epimerase/isomerase, with product MKDLTKITEYKELYKATLLDNVMPFWLENSIDQEFGGYFSCLDRDGTVYDTDKFMWLQNRELWMFSRMYNTVEAKEEWKEAATVGYEFLKKHGMDAYGNWYFSLNREGKPLVQPYNIFSDCFAAIGFKEYAVMTGDEEALAIAKRTFENILKRQANPKGSYNKIVDGTRPLKNFALPMILSNMALLFEGVLEDEKVNELVDQVVDEVMNVFLDEEKGIVYENVLPDGSKADCYDGRLLNPGHGIEAMWFIMDIAAKKSDSALMQKAVDVVISTLEYSWDKEFGGIFYFMDAEGRPPLQLEWDQKLWWVHLETLIALSKGFLHTEDQRCWDWYEKVHNYAWSHFHDPEFGEWFGYLNRRGEAYQSLKGSKWKGCYHVPRAMMECWQIFEKIEEKNLQLQ from the coding sequence ATGAAAGACTTGACTAAAATTACAGAATACAAAGAGCTTTATAAAGCAACTTTGTTAGACAATGTGATGCCCTTTTGGTTAGAGAATTCTATAGACCAAGAGTTTGGAGGTTACTTTAGCTGTTTGGACAGAGATGGTACTGTCTACGATACAGATAAGTTTATGTGGTTGCAGAACAGAGAGCTATGGATGTTCTCTCGAATGTACAATACCGTTGAAGCGAAGGAAGAGTGGAAGGAAGCAGCTACAGTTGGTTATGAGTTTTTGAAAAAACATGGAATGGATGCCTATGGAAATTGGTATTTTTCATTGAATAGAGAGGGTAAACCTCTTGTTCAGCCCTATAATATTTTTTCAGATTGTTTTGCAGCTATCGGATTCAAGGAATATGCAGTAATGACAGGTGATGAAGAAGCCTTAGCTATTGCAAAAAGAACTTTTGAGAACATATTAAAACGTCAAGCAAATCCTAAAGGGAGTTATAATAAAATTGTAGATGGCACTAGACCATTGAAAAACTTTGCATTGCCAATGATTCTTTCAAATATGGCTCTTCTTTTTGAGGGTGTTTTGGAAGATGAGAAAGTGAATGAACTTGTCGATCAGGTAGTCGATGAAGTTATGAATGTATTCCTAGATGAAGAGAAGGGAATTGTTTATGAAAATGTTTTGCCTGATGGAAGTAAAGCAGATTGTTATGATGGACGCTTACTAAATCCTGGGCATGGGATTGAAGCAATGTGGTTTATCATGGATATTGCTGCCAAAAAAAGCGATTCGGCTTTGATGCAAAAGGCAGTTGATGTAGTAATATCTACTTTAGAATATAGTTGGGATAAAGAATTTGGTGGTATTTTCTACTTTATGGATGCCGAAGGTAGACCTCCACTCCAACTAGAATGGGATCAAAAGCTTTGGTGGGTGCATTTAGAAACACTAATTGCTTTATCTAAAGGATTCTTACATACCGAAGATCAGCGTTGTTGGGATTGGTATGAAAAAGTACACAATTATGCTTGGTCACATTTCCATGATCCTGAATTTGGTGAATGGTTTGGTTATTTGAATAGAAGAGGAGAAGCTTACCAATCATTGAAGGGGAGTAAGTGGAAAGGTTGCTATCATGTGCCAAGAGCAATGATGGAATGTTGGCAGATTTTTGAGAAAATAGAAGAAAAAAATCTACAGTTACAGTAG
- a CDS encoding RNA polymerase sigma factor, protein MRHLQSKEELMESFQNGSEEAFEQVFKFYYPSLMAYGVKIAHDESLVKDIIQELFSKLWENRSNFDKIQSLDSYLFRALRNNLIRSVSSQEKQTNLDSFQSEAEVNQWSSSSMEENMILDEEESYKTRQVNDALASLSARQREVIHLKFFEEKSYEEIAQITGMKYQSLRNLIHRSISSLRKHTVLF, encoded by the coding sequence ATGAGGCATCTACAAAGCAAAGAGGAGTTAATGGAGAGTTTCCAAAATGGAAGTGAGGAAGCTTTTGAGCAAGTTTTCAAATTTTATTACCCATCTTTGATGGCTTATGGAGTTAAAATTGCTCATGATGAGTCTCTTGTAAAAGACATTATTCAAGAACTGTTCTCTAAATTATGGGAAAACAGATCTAATTTTGATAAGATTCAATCTTTAGATAGTTACCTATTCAGAGCTTTAAGGAATAACCTAATTAGAAGCGTCTCTTCACAGGAGAAACAAACAAACTTAGATAGCTTTCAGTCTGAAGCTGAAGTCAATCAGTGGTCATCATCTTCTATGGAAGAAAATATGATCTTGGACGAAGAAGAGAGCTATAAAACTAGACAAGTAAACGATGCCTTAGCAAGTCTAAGTGCAAGACAGCGAGAAGTCATTCATCTAAAGTTTTTTGAAGAAAAAAGTTATGAGGAAATTGCCCAGATCACAGGCATGAAATATCAATCCTTGAGAAACCTAATTCACAGATCAATCTCCTCGCTCCGAAAACACACTGTCTTGTTCTAG
- a CDS encoding DUF4127 family protein gives MNILYIPLDERPCNYEYPKMIGALQKEVNFIAPPKSLLNKKKESADIELLWDWIFDHATEADIAIVSVEMLVYGGLLPSRLHQDSVDTLLERLNRLKILKERNPKLNIYASNLIMRTPHYDSSEEEPDYYADFGEAIFKWAWFNDKKEREGLSGEEQSELDSITEKLPEAHLADYSQRREKNVVVNVAVVDLVKEGTIEFLSIPQDDSAPYGFTAIDQKKVIKHIIGNRLQSKVHMYPGADEVGCTLLARAFVEAKPCRPKVYVMFSSVNSEQIIPMYEDRPLAESLKAHILASGALWVDDPKEASFILAVNTAGKVMMESWDQDEKDVTYSSFRNLRFFVDKIKNFQKRGYKVAVADVAFANGGETELVHMLDEARAFDDLIAYASWNTNCNTTGTVLATSILGYTSDLKEELTYNKVYHLLEDWIYQGVIRMDMVKNYLPTIDTSYYIFNGKDKEIHQEMERRLREEWAKNILYSFKEVEIEQLGVYTPWNRMFEIGLDLDLNYKI, from the coding sequence ATGAACATATTATATATCCCCCTTGATGAGAGACCTTGCAACTATGAGTATCCAAAGATGATTGGAGCTTTGCAAAAAGAGGTGAATTTTATAGCTCCTCCTAAGTCTCTTCTAAATAAGAAGAAAGAGTCAGCAGATATTGAACTCCTTTGGGATTGGATTTTTGATCATGCAACTGAAGCCGATATTGCGATTGTTTCAGTTGAAATGTTGGTTTATGGAGGATTACTACCTTCACGTTTACATCAAGATTCAGTAGACACACTTCTTGAAAGACTTAATCGTCTGAAAATTTTAAAGGAGCGTAATCCTAAACTGAATATCTATGCTTCAAATCTGATCATGAGGACACCTCATTACGATAGTAGCGAGGAAGAACCAGATTATTATGCAGATTTTGGAGAAGCAATCTTCAAGTGGGCTTGGTTCAATGACAAGAAAGAAAGAGAGGGATTAAGCGGAGAGGAACAATCAGAGTTGGATTCAATCACTGAGAAGTTACCAGAAGCACATTTGGCAGATTACAGTCAACGTAGAGAGAAGAATGTAGTTGTAAATGTAGCTGTGGTGGATTTGGTAAAAGAAGGAACAATCGAATTCTTGTCTATTCCTCAAGATGATTCGGCTCCTTATGGTTTTACTGCCATTGATCAAAAGAAAGTAATTAAACATATCATCGGGAATCGATTGCAATCAAAAGTACATATGTACCCAGGTGCAGATGAAGTTGGTTGTACTTTACTTGCAAGAGCTTTCGTGGAAGCAAAACCATGTCGTCCGAAGGTATATGTAATGTTTAGTTCTGTGAACTCAGAGCAAATCATTCCAATGTATGAAGATCGTCCACTTGCAGAATCTTTAAAGGCACATATTCTTGCTTCAGGAGCTTTATGGGTAGATGATCCGAAAGAGGCAAGTTTTATCCTTGCAGTGAATACGGCAGGGAAGGTGATGATGGAGTCTTGGGATCAAGATGAGAAAGATGTGACGTATTCTTCTTTTAGAAATTTGAGATTCTTTGTCGATAAAATTAAAAACTTCCAGAAAAGAGGGTATAAGGTAGCTGTAGCAGATGTAGCCTTTGCCAATGGTGGAGAAACAGAACTAGTACATATGCTTGACGAAGCACGAGCATTTGACGACTTAATTGCTTATGCATCTTGGAACACAAACTGTAATACAACAGGTACAGTTTTAGCAACTTCTATTTTAGGTTATACTTCAGACTTGAAAGAAGAGCTTACTTATAACAAGGTGTATCATCTTTTGGAAGATTGGATATATCAGGGAGTTATCAGAATGGACATGGTAAAAAATTATCTACCTACAATTGATACATCTTACTATATTTTCAATGGAAAGGATAAAGAAATCCATCAAGAGATGGAAAGAAGATTGAGAGAAGAATGGGCTAAAAATATACTTTATTCTTTCAAAGAGGTCGAAATAGAGCAATTAGGAGTATATACACCTTGGAACAGAATGTTTGAAATAGGTTTAGATTTAGACTTGAATTATAAAATTTAA